A portion of the Bacteroidales bacterium genome contains these proteins:
- the rpoB gene encoding DNA-directed RNA polymerase subunit beta, translating into MFPDNKRICFAKTETPIRYPDFLEIQLKSFEEFFQLGTSPEDRKREGLFKVFGENFPITDTRNNFVLEFLDYYIDPPRYAIEECLERGLTFSVPLKAKLKLYCTDPEHEDFDTVVQDVYLGTIPYMTPRGTFVINGAERVVVSQLHRSPGVFFGQSVHANGTKLYSARIIPFKGSWIEFATDINNVMYAYIDRKKKLPVTTLLRAIGYESDKNILEIFNLADEIKVSKANLKKVVGQRLAARVLKTWVEDFVDEDTGEVVSIERNEIILDRETILENDHIDDIVDSGTKSILLHKENQSISDYAIIYNTLQKDPCNSEKEAVIHIYRQLRNSEPPDEATARDVIDKLFFSDKRYDLGEVGRYRINKKLNLSTGKEVKVLTREDIIEIIKYLIELINSKADVDDIDHLSNRRVRTVGEQLAGQFSVGLARMARTIRERMNVRDNEVFTPIDLINSKTLSSVINSFFGTNQLSQFMDQTNPLAEMTHKRRLSALGPGGLSRERAGFEVRDVHYTHYGRLCPIETPEGPNIGLISSLCIYAKINQLGFIETPYRQVENGKVGLTKDDVIYLSAEEEEAKIIAQANATLDEQGNFTNPRIKSRYEGDFPLAEKENIDLMDIAPNQIASIAASLIPFLEHDDANRALMGSNMMRQAVPLLQPEDPIVGTGLEGPVISDSRVQVVAEEDGIVEYVDAEEIVVRYNRTEEERFVSFNPEIKRYKLPKFKKTNQSTCINLKPMVEKGQEVKKGQILTEGYATKKGELALGRNLKVAFMPWKGYNFEDAIVVSERLVRDDIFTSIHIDEYILEVRDTKRGLEELTADIPNVSEEATKDLDENGMIRIGANVTPGDILIGKITPKGESDPTPEEKLLRAIFGDKAGDVKDASLKASPSLFGVVIDKMLFSRSIKDPKKGKATEKTLLTKIDEEFENIAKDLFERLVDKLFFIVNGKTSQGVYDNFDAEIIPRGVKFTHKMLVDIDYMNVNPNKWTTDKKKNDTIRAVIHNYILKWKEYDAEYKRKKFNITIGDELPAGIVQLAKVYIAKKRKVKVGDKMAGRHGNKGIVAKIVRDEDMPYLADGTTVDIVLNPLGVPSRMNLGQIYETVLGWAGKELGVKFSTHIFDGASLDDICEYTDKAGIPRFGKTYLYDGGTGERFDQPATVGMIYMLKLGHMVDDKMHARSIGPYSLITQQPLGGKAQFGGQRFGEMEVWALEAFGASHILQEILTIKSDDVVGRAKAYESIVKGEAMPQPGIPESLNVLLHELRGLGLSVNLE; encoded by the coding sequence ATGTTTCCAGACAATAAAAGAATTTGCTTCGCTAAAACCGAAACACCTATTAGGTATCCCGACTTTCTCGAGATACAGTTAAAATCCTTTGAGGAATTCTTCCAACTTGGAACGTCCCCAGAAGATCGTAAGAGAGAAGGTTTGTTCAAGGTTTTTGGCGAAAATTTCCCGATTACAGATACCCGTAACAACTTTGTACTCGAGTTTCTCGATTACTATATTGACCCCCCTCGATATGCTATTGAGGAGTGTCTTGAGCGCGGCCTAACTTTTAGTGTTCCACTAAAGGCTAAGTTAAAACTCTATTGTACCGATCCCGAACACGAAGATTTTGATACCGTTGTTCAGGATGTTTATTTGGGGACTATTCCCTACATGACCCCAAGGGGAACATTCGTTATTAACGGTGCTGAGCGTGTAGTTGTATCTCAGCTTCACCGTTCACCAGGTGTTTTCTTCGGTCAAAGCGTACACGCTAATGGGACAAAACTCTATTCCGCACGTATTATCCCATTTAAGGGTTCGTGGATTGAGTTTGCCACCGATATAAACAACGTGATGTATGCCTATATCGATCGTAAAAAGAAACTACCTGTAACCACTCTTCTTAGAGCAATTGGTTACGAAAGTGATAAGAATATTCTTGAGATTTTCAACCTAGCTGACGAGATCAAGGTCTCGAAAGCCAACCTTAAAAAGGTTGTAGGTCAAAGACTTGCTGCAAGAGTTCTTAAAACTTGGGTTGAGGATTTTGTTGATGAGGATACTGGAGAAGTTGTATCCATTGAACGTAATGAAATTATCCTTGACCGTGAGACTATTCTAGAAAATGATCATATTGATGATATCGTTGATTCTGGAACTAAGTCTATCCTATTACACAAAGAAAATCAGAGCATTTCGGATTACGCCATTATCTATAATACGCTTCAAAAGGACCCATGTAACTCTGAAAAAGAAGCTGTTATTCATATTTATCGCCAGTTACGCAACTCAGAACCACCCGACGAAGCTACCGCTCGCGATGTTATTGATAAACTATTTTTCTCCGATAAACGTTATGACTTAGGTGAAGTTGGACGTTATCGTATCAATAAAAAGCTTAACCTTTCCACAGGAAAGGAAGTTAAAGTTCTTACCAGAGAGGATATTATTGAAATTATTAAGTATTTGATCGAGCTTATTAATTCAAAAGCTGATGTTGACGATATTGACCACTTAAGTAACCGCCGTGTTCGCACTGTTGGAGAGCAACTTGCTGGTCAATTTAGCGTTGGCTTAGCACGTATGGCAAGAACAATCCGTGAGAGGATGAACGTTCGCGACAATGAGGTATTTACACCCATAGACCTTATCAACTCGAAAACCCTTTCATCGGTAATTAACTCTTTCTTTGGCACCAACCAGCTTTCACAGTTCATGGATCAAACCAATCCTTTGGCTGAAATGACTCACAAACGTCGTTTATCAGCATTAGGACCTGGTGGTCTATCACGTGAACGTGCGGGTTTTGAAGTTCGTGACGTACACTATACGCACTATGGACGTTTATGTCCAATAGAAACACCTGAAGGACCAAATATTGGTCTAATCTCTTCACTTTGTATTTATGCTAAAATTAATCAGTTAGGTTTTATTGAAACCCCATACCGTCAGGTTGAAAATGGCAAGGTTGGCTTAACAAAAGATGATGTAATATATTTAAGTGCAGAGGAAGAAGAAGCAAAAATTATTGCTCAGGCAAATGCAACTCTTGACGAGCAAGGTAATTTTACAAATCCAAGAATCAAATCTCGTTACGAAGGTGACTTCCCTCTTGCAGAGAAAGAGAATATTGACCTGATGGATATTGCTCCTAACCAAATTGCCTCAATTGCTGCATCTCTTATTCCATTCCTTGAGCACGATGATGCAAACCGTGCACTTATGGGTTCGAACATGATGCGTCAAGCAGTACCATTGTTACAACCTGAAGATCCAATTGTTGGAACAGGACTTGAAGGTCCAGTTATTAGCGATAGCCGTGTTCAAGTTGTTGCTGAAGAGGATGGTATTGTTGAGTATGTTGATGCTGAGGAAATTGTAGTTCGATATAACAGAACAGAGGAAGAACGTTTTGTAAGTTTCAACCCTGAAATTAAACGCTATAAACTTCCTAAATTCAAGAAGACCAACCAAAGTACCTGTATTAACCTTAAACCAATGGTTGAAAAAGGACAAGAGGTTAAAAAGGGGCAAATTCTTACAGAAGGTTATGCAACTAAAAAAGGTGAACTTGCTCTTGGTCGCAACCTAAAGGTGGCGTTCATGCCTTGGAAAGGATACAACTTTGAGGATGCTATCGTAGTTAGTGAGCGCCTAGTTCGTGATGATATATTTACATCAATTCATATCGACGAGTATATTCTTGAAGTAAGAGATACCAAAAGAGGTTTAGAAGAGTTAACTGCTGATATACCTAACGTTTCGGAAGAGGCAACAAAGGATCTTGACGAAAACGGTATGATTCGTATCGGTGCAAATGTTACCCCAGGTGATATTCTTATTGGTAAGATTACTCCAAAAGGCGAGTCAGATCCAACTCCAGAAGAAAAACTTCTAAGAGCTATCTTTGGAGATAAGGCAGGAGATGTAAAAGATGCATCGCTTAAAGCATCACCATCGTTATTTGGTGTTGTAATTGATAAGATGCTTTTTTCACGCTCAATTAAAGATCCCAAGAAAGGTAAAGCCACTGAAAAAACCCTTCTCACTAAAATTGATGAAGAGTTCGAAAATATCGCAAAAGATTTATTTGAGAGGTTAGTCGATAAACTATTCTTTATTGTGAATGGTAAGACATCTCAAGGAGTTTACGATAATTTCGATGCCGAGATTATTCCTCGTGGTGTTAAGTTTACCCATAAGATGTTGGTTGACATTGATTACATGAATGTTAATCCCAACAAGTGGACTACCGATAAGAAGAAAAACGATACAATTAGAGCGGTCATCCATAATTACATACTCAAGTGGAAAGAGTATGATGCTGAATATAAACGTAAGAAGTTCAATATCACCATTGGTGATGAACTACCTGCAGGTATTGTTCAGCTTGCCAAAGTCTATATCGCTAAAAAGAGAAAAGTTAAAGTTGGTGATAAGATGGCTGGTCGTCACGGTAACAAAGGTATTGTTGCTAAGATTGTTCGCGATGAAGATATGCCATACTTAGCGGATGGTACAACTGTAGATATCGTGCTCAACCCACTTGGTGTACCTTCACGTATGAACCTTGGACAGATCTACGAAACAGTTCTAGGATGGGCTGGAAAAGAGTTAGGTGTTAAATTTAGCACTCATATCTTTGACGGAGCATCTCTTGATGATATTTGCGAGTATACTGATAAAGCAGGTATTCCAAGATTTGGGAAAACCTATCTATATGATGGTGGAACTGGAGAACGATTTGATCAACCTGCAACCGTTGGCATGATTTACATGCTAAAACTGGGTCACATGGTTGACGATAAGATGCATGCTCGTTCAATTGGTCCTTACTCACTAATTACCCAGCAGCCACTTGGCGGTAAGGCTCAATTTGGTGGTCAACGTTTTGGTGAGATGGAGGTATGGGCACTTGAAGCATTTGGTGCATCACATATCCTACAAGAAATCCTAACAATTAAGTCCGATGACGTAGTTGGCCGTGCTAAAGCTTACGAATCTATAGTTAAGGGAGAAGCTATGCCTCAACCCGGTATACCCGAGTCGTTGAATGTGCTCCTACACGAACTACGTGGACTTGGATTAAGCGTTAACCTTGAATAG
- the rplL gene encoding 50S ribosomal protein L7/L12, which produces MADLKKFAEDLVNLSVKEVNELAKILKDEYGIEPAAAAVAVAAPAASEAAVVEKNTFDVILKSAGGTKLQVVKLVKELTGLGLKEAKDLVDAAPKAVKEGVSKEEAQSLKTQLEEAGAEVELK; this is translated from the coding sequence ATGGCAGATCTTAAGAAATTTGCAGAAGATTTAGTTAACCTATCCGTGAAGGAAGTTAATGAGCTTGCTAAGATTCTGAAAGACGAATATGGCATTGAGCCTGCAGCTGCGGCTGTTGCTGTTGCTGCACCTGCTGCAAGCGAAGCAGCTGTTGTTGAAAAAAACACATTTGATGTGATTTTAAAATCAGCAGGTGGCACAAAATTACAAGTTGTAAAACTTGTTAAAGAGCTCACCGGTCTTGGTTTAAAAGAAGCTAAAGACTTAGTTGACGCTGCTCCAAAAGCTGTAAAAGAAGGCGTTTCTAAAGAAGAAGCACAATCTCTCAAAACACAACTCGAAGAGGCAGGAGCAGAAGTTGAACTTAAATAG
- a CDS encoding 50S ribosomal protein L10 — protein sequence MRREDKNLLIDKLTEQINQYPHFYLADISELNAEVTSKLRRKCFEKQIELVVVKNTLFIKALERSGKSDFTQLYDSIKGSTSVMFTETGNVPAKLIKEFRKKNPKPLLKAAFVEESIYVGENQLDTLVSLKSKNELVADVIALLQSPAKNVVSGLQSGRNILAGVVKTLSEREQ from the coding sequence ATGAGAAGGGAAGATAAAAATTTATTAATCGATAAGTTAACCGAGCAGATAAATCAATACCCACATTTTTATCTTGCAGACATTTCCGAATTGAATGCTGAAGTAACTAGCAAACTACGTAGGAAATGTTTCGAAAAACAGATAGAATTGGTAGTGGTAAAAAACACCCTCTTTATTAAGGCGTTGGAGCGTAGTGGAAAATCAGATTTCACACAGCTCTACGACTCAATTAAAGGGTCTACATCTGTAATGTTTACCGAAACAGGTAACGTTCCGGCAAAACTTATCAAGGAATTCCGTAAGAAGAATCCTAAACCCTTACTGAAGGCCGCTTTTGTAGAAGAATCAATATATGTAGGTGAGAATCAACTAGACACACTCGTTAGCCTTAAGAGCAAGAATGAACTTGTTGCTGACGTTATCGCTCTGTTGCAATCACCCGCTAAAAACGTTGTTTCTGGATTACAATCCGGTCGTAACATTCTTGCAGGTGTTGTTAAAACACTATCAGAAAGAGAACAATAG